A window of Citrus sinensis cultivar Valencia sweet orange chromosome 7, DVS_A1.0, whole genome shotgun sequence contains these coding sequences:
- the LOC102615891 gene encoding transcription repressor OFP4-like produces MGKNRFRFSDMLPNAWFYKLKDMSKTRTQQQQQQLQHYKKKQPPQISLPRYSYNFTTESIKPDNKFYYNSPVNPKASDTHFPDHHPSRKSSKKKNPKRKTIYKPSSRHFPSSSESSVDLDFPESHSEDKFVVAEANSCNCEVNCSSTDIIIDLDIDGCFSGRKANGFDTISELELPPILTKPTKLHEKSTEATKSRTRSSLKEETATRSQKEHRTSPGIRKSSPSHSIGIRMRANSPRIASKKLQAHARKSISSNTRSKSSNKSISESFVVVKSSFDPQRDFRESMVEMIVENNLRGSQDLEDLLACYFSLNSNEYHEVIVKAFEQVWLDITNLCL; encoded by the coding sequence ATGGGTAAGAATAGATTTAGATTCTCAGATATGTTACCAAATGCCTGGTTTTACAAGCTCAAAGACATGAGCAAAACCAGAactcagcagcagcagcagcagctgcaacattacaagaaaaaacaaCCACCTCAAATTTCTCTGCCAAGATACTCCTACAATTTCACAACAGAGTCCATCAAACCTGACAATAAATTCTACTACAATTCTCCTGTAAACCCCAAAGCCTCAGACACTCATTTTCCTGACCATCACCCATCAAGAAAATCTTCCAAGAAGaaaaatcccaaaagaaaaacaatttacaAGCCTTCTTCAAGACATTTTCCTTCTTCAAGTGAGAGTTCTGTTGATCTGGACTTTCCTGAATCCCATTCTGAGGATAAATTTGTTGTTGCTGAGGCTAATTCTTGCAACTGTGAAGTCAATTGTTCCTCCACCGATATCATTATCGACTTGGATATCGATGGCTGCTTTAGTGGTCGAAAAGCTAATGGGTTTGATACAATTTCAGAATTGGAGCTTCCTCCAATCCTGACAAAGCCAACAAAGCTCCACGAAAAATCCACTGAGGCTACTAAATCCAGAACAAGAAGTTCATTGAAAGAAGAAACCGCAACTAGGAGTCAAAAAGAACACAGAACAAGTCCTGGAATCCGAAAATCGTCACCATCACATTCAATAGGCATAAGGATGAGGGCAAATTCTCCAAGAATTGCAAGCAAGAAACTTCAGGCACACGCAAGAAAGagcatttcatcaaacacacGCTCAAAATCCTCGAACAAGAGCATTTCGGAGAGCTTCGTGGTGGTCAAGAGTTCATTTGATCCGCAAAGAGACTTCAGGGAATCAATGGTGGAGATGATTGTAGAGAATAATCTACGAGGTTCCCAGGATTTGGAAGATCTTCTTGCTTGTTATTTTTCCTTGAATTCTAATGAATATCATGAGGTCATTGTCAAGGCCTTTGAGCAAGTATGGCTTGATATCACTAACCTATGCTTGTAA
- the LOC102615591 gene encoding probable serine/threonine-protein kinase WNK4, translating to MYSNKQLAGAGDEAKAHIGYIETDPNGRYGLFEEVLGKGAMKTVYKAIDEVLGVEVAWNQVRLNELMRSPDDLQRLYSEVHLLSTLKHDSIIRFYTSWIDVDQKTFNFITEMFTSGTLREYRKKYRRVDIRAIKSWARQILQGLVYLHSRDPPVIHRDLKCDNIFVNGHLGQVKIGDLGLAAILRGSKSAHSVIGTPEFMAPELYEEDYNELVDVYSFGMCVLEMFTCEYPYSECANPAQIYKKVTSGKLPGAFYSIQDLEAQRFIGRCLVNASKRLSAKELLLDPFLASDEVKLLSKTKLNQKPFLNETELGKLQLSDDPPRTDMTITGKLNPEDDTIFLKVQIADKDGPGRNIYFPFDILNDTPLDVAREMVKELEITDWEPFEIAKMIDEEISVLVPHWKKREWPHPEAYHTFNYEEDEDGYHHPLYSFPSCSSSQASLPGLVTYDHDWLKDDFFDDASSQSSSHSGAYSSLNYFSGDEHKSETSPVRRDKHPISTRAHNSTRFCPEENSYRQCKVMLESQRDSSSKTKRVMDCRRLTRNRSLVDVRSQLLHRQLVEEVHKRRLFNTVGAVENIGFQAPCEVSKKESRKSSKQKNLKS from the exons ATGTACAGCAATAAACAACTTGCAGGGGCTGGTGATGAAGCTAAGGCCCATATTGGATACATTGAAACAGATCCTAATGGTCGCTATGGTCTt TTTGAAGAGGTTCTTGGCAAAGGAGCAATGAAAACAGTGTACAAGGCAATTGATGAAGTTCTTGGAGTGGAGGTGGCATGGAACCAAGTAAGGCTTAATGAGTTGATGCGTTCACCAGATGATTTGCAGCGGCTGTACTCAGAAGTTCACCTCCTCAGCACTCTCAAACACGATTCCATCATTCGATTCTACACCTCTTGGATTGATGTAGATCAAAAGACATTCAACTTCATCACTGAAATGTTTACTTCAGGCACTCTCAGAGA ATACAGGAAAAAATATAGGAGGGTAGACATTCGGGCCATTAAGAGTTGGGCGCGGCAAATCTTGCAAGGCCTTGTATATCTGCATAGCCGTGACCCTCCAGTAATTCATAGAGACCTCAAGTGTGATAACATCTTTGTCAATGGCCATCTTGGGCAAGTCAAGATTGGTGACCTAGGTCTTGCAGCGATTCTCCGAGGCTCCAAATCAGCCCACAGTGTCATAG GCACCCCGGAGTTTATGGCGCCAGAGCTGTATGAAGAGGATTATAATGAACTAGTTGATGTCTACTCATTTGGGATGTGTGTTTTAGAGATGTTTACATGTGAATATCCATATAGTGAATGTGCAAATCCAGCACAAATTTACAAGAAAGTCACATCG GGGAAGCTACCAGGAGCATTTTACAGTATTCAGGACTTGGAAGCACAAAGATTTATTGGAAGATGCTTAGTTAATGCTTCAAAGAGACTATCTGCAAAAGAACTTTTGCTTGATCCATTTTTGGCATCTGATGAAGTTAAATTGTTATCTAAGACCAAGCTAAATCAAAAGCCTTTTTTGAATGAGACAGAATTGGGGAAACTGCAATTGAGTGATGATCCACCAAGGACTGATATGACAATCACTGGGAAACTGAATCCTGAAGATGACACCATCTTTCTGAAAGTTCAAATTGCTGATAAAGATG GTCCTGGtaggaatatatattttcccttcgatattttaaatgatacgCCATTGGATGTGGCAAGGGAGATGGTGAAGGAGCTGGAGATAACCGATTGGGAGCCATTTGAGATTGCGAAAATGATTGATGAAGAGATTTCTGTACTAGTACCACACTGGAAGAAACGGGAATGGCCTCACCCTGAAGCTTACCATACATTTAACTACGAAGAAGACGAAGATGGGTATCATCATCCTTTATACTCATTTCCCTCTTGTTCATCATCCCAAGCGTCACTCCCAGGCTTGGTCACATATGACCATGATTGGCTCAAAG ATGATTTTTTTGATGATGCCAGCTCTCAAAGCTCTTCGCACTCAGGAGCATATTCCAGCTTGAATTACTTTTCTGGCGACGAGCACAAGTCAGAGACAAGCCCTGTAAGAAGAGATAAACATCCCATCAGCACAAGGGCTCACAACTCAACAAGATTTTGTCCTGAAGAAAATTCCTACAGACAATGCAAGGTTATGCTTGAGTCACAACGAGATTCTAGTTCTAAAACTAAAAGGGTGATGGATTGCCGCAGATTAACAAGAAACCGATCGTTAGTAGATGTTCGTAGCCAGTTACTACACAGACAACTGGTTGAAGAGGTGCACAAGAGACGGTTGTTCAACACAGTTGGAGCAGTGGAGAATATTGGATTCCAGGCACCTTGTGAGGTTTCGAAAAAGGAATCAAGAAAGAGTTCAAAGCAGAAGAACTTAAAATCGTAG